The following DNA comes from Rhizobium lusitanum.
GGTATCGTTTCGACCGGGAAATCATGGCTCGACCTCATGGGAGCGCTGGCAAGCCTCGGCATCGACGAGCGCCGGGCCGGTGACCTCGGCATCCGGCTTTACAAGATCGGCATGGTCTGGCCGATCGAACCGGAAGGCTTGCAACGGTTCGCCTCCGGCGTCGAAACCATGTTGGTGGTCGAGGAAAAACGCGCGATCATCGAAGACCAGATCAAGGCTCAGCTTTTCAACATGGCCGCGGACTGGCGCCCAAGGGTCTACGGCAAATTCGGCGTGGATGGCAAACCGCTCTTGTCCGCCGCCGGCGAGATCAATGCGGTTGCCGTTGCCAGGGCGATTGTCTCGGTCATCGGTGAGCATCACACCGATCTGCTGGCCAGATCGCACGATATCGAGGCGCTCCTCGCGGCCAGTGCCACGGAAACGCCGGCGCTGAAACGCGACCCCTATTTTTGTTCAGGCTGTCCGCACAGCGTTTCCACCCGACTGCCCGAGGGAAGCCGCGCATCCACCGGCATAGGCTGTCATATGATGGTAATCGGGCTGGAGGAGCGCAACACCTCGACCTTTACCCAGATGGGCGGCGAAGGCGGCTCGTGGATCGGCCTTTCCCCGTTCACCGACGAGAAGCATATCTTCGTCAACATGGGCGACGGCACCTATTTCCACTCCGGGCTGCTTGCGATCCGCGCCGCGATCGCCGCCAAGGTCAACGCCACCTACAAGATCCTCTATAATGATGCCGTCGCCATGACCGGCGGCCAGAAGCATGATGGCGAGGTCTCCGTTCCCGGCATTGTCGGGCAGATGCTCGCCGAAGGCGCGGCACGGGTTGCGGTCGTCGCCGAGCATCCCGACGTCTGGCAAGGCAATCTGCCGCGCGGCGTTACCGTCAACCATCGCGACGAACTGGATGCGGTGCAGCGCGAACTGCGCGAGGTGCCGGGCGTTACCGTGCTCGTCTACGACCAGGTCTGCGCCGCCGAAAAACGGCGTCGGCGCAAGCGAGGCGCTTTGGCCGTTTCCGACAAGCGCGCCTTCATCAACGAGCTCGTCTGCGAGGGCTGCGGCGATTGCTCCGCGGTTTCCAATTGTATCTCCATCGAACCGCAGGAAACGGAGTTCGGCCGCAAGCGGCGGATCAACCAGTCGAGCTGCAACACCGATCTTTCCTGCATAAAAGGCTTCTGTCCGAGCTTCGTCACCGTCGAGGGCGGGACTATCCGCAAGCCGGCGCCAAAGGCAGGCAAGGCAAGTTTCGACGACCTCCCCCTTCCGGCCCTCCGACCGATCACCGACCGGCCCTACAACATGCTGCTCGCCGGCATCGGCGGGACGGGCGTGATCACTGTCAGCGCCATATTGTCGATGGCCGCGCACATTGACGGCCTTGCCGTGCAGACGCTCGACCAGACCGGCCTTGCCCAGAAGAATGGGGCCGTCATTTCGCATCTGCGGGTCGCAATGACGCGAGAGCAGATCACATCCGTGCGCATCGGACCGGGGGAAAGCGATCTGGTCCTCGGCTTCGATATCGTCGTGTCCGCGGCCCAGAACGCCCTGTCCACATTCGCTGCCGGCCGGACCAAGGCCGTTCTCGACGATCATTTCGCGCCAACGGCTTCGTTTGTGCAGAACACCGCAATCGATTTTCGCCAGGAAGCGACGTTAAAGGCATTGCGCAAAGCGGCCGGTGACAACGCCATCAGCCTTATTGCCGCAACGAAACTGGGCGCGGCGCTGATGGGCGACGCGATTGCGGCCAACATGTTCCTGCTTGGTCACGCCTGGCAGCGAGGTCTTGTGCCAATCCACCTTGAGACAATCGATGCGGCGATCGAACTCAACGGCACAGGCATTGCGATGAACCGCGCAGCCTTTGGCTGGGGCCGTCGCTCGGTGGTCGATCCGGTAGCTGTCAAACAAGCCGCCTCAATCGATCTGGACGAGATGCCTGCCAAGCAAACACTGGACGACCTCGTCGCTAGGCGTATCGAGTTCCTGACGCACTACCAGAACACCGCCTATGCCGACAAATACCGCAAGCTGGTGACAACCGCCCGCAATGCCGAGGCCCAAGCGAAGCTCGGAGAGGATTTTTCCGAAGCCGTGGCGCGCAATGCCTTCAAGCTGATGGCCTATAAGGACGAATATGAAGTGGCTCGTCTCCACAACGACCAGAGCTTCAAGGACAAGATCGCCGCGCAGTTCGAAGGCGATTTCGAGATCAAGCATCATCTCGCGCCGCCGCTCTTTTCCCGACGGATCGACAAGCGCACCGGCAACCCGGCAAAGATCGCCATCAGCCGCAAGCTCATCTCGCCGGCATTCTCTGTACTGGAGAAAATGCGCTTCCTTCGCGGCACGCCGCTAGATCCGTTCGGTTACACGCACGAGCGCCGCATGGAGCGCAAACTGGTCGCCGATTATGCGGCACTAATCAATGACCTCTCAGCAAACCTGTCGCCGGAAAACCAGCAACGCGCCATCACGCTTGCCCAACTCCCCGATCAGATCAGGGGGTTTGGTCCGGTCAAATCAGCATCGATAGAGCGTTTCGAAAAGAACAAGGCGGCCCTGTTGATGCAGGCATCAAGCACTGCATCGCAACCGGCTGACACCAGCGTAAAGAGGAAAAGCATATGAGCATGACCGAGAGCTTCGAGACCATTCTCTTCGACAAGGATGAACAGGACAAGTTCGCGACGATCACCATCAATCGGCCGGACAAGCTCAATGCGATGAACAAGACGACAGTGCGCGAGATCGACCGTGCCGTCGCGCTTGCCGTCGCCGACAAGGACGTCAACGCGCTGGTGATCACCGGTGCCGGTCGCGCGTTTTCATCCGGTTATGACCTGCAAGGCGCAGACTATGACGTCAGCATCGAGGACTGGCATGCCGACATGTCGGAAAATGCCCAGGCGCTTCTGAATATCTGGAAAGCGCCAATCCCTGTCATCGCCTCGGTGAACGGCTATGCGCTTGCCGGCGCGCTCGAACTCGTCATGTCTTGCGATCTTGCGATCGCCGCCGACAATGCCAAGTTCGGCGAACCGGAAGTCCGGCACAATTCCGGTCCGCCTGCCCTCTTCATGCCGTGGCTGCTGGCCACCCGCGATGTCCGCTGGCTGATGTATACGGGTGATCTGGTGGACGCGGAAGAAGCGCTGCGCATGCATCTGATCAACAAGATCGTGCCCGCCGATCAGCTCAAGCAAAAGACCGAGAACATGGCGCGCAAGCTGGCACGCATGCCGGTTCCGGCGATCAAATTCGCCAAGTCGTCCATCAACAACCAGCAGATCGCCGCCGGCCTGATGACATCCTTCGATTACAACGTGCACGCCATCGCTGCCCTTCATGTCAGCAAGGACGGGCAGGAATGGATGCGCAATCTCCAGAAGATGTCGCTGAAGGAATATCTCGAATTTCGCGACGCACCCTTCAAAGGGCTCGATTGACATCATCTCCCACGCAGGTGGGGTATCGAAGTGCCACGGCACCGCGGCTATGTTCATTCCGGAAAGGATCAGACAATGCAGATGGCCCCATCCTCAAGGCAGGATATGGATAGCATTCCGGTCATAGATATCTCGCCTTTCATCCATCAGACCGCCGGTAACGATGCCGTCGTCAAGGCGATCGAGGCTGCCTGCCGCGAAACC
Coding sequences within:
- a CDS encoding indolepyruvate ferredoxin oxidoreductase family protein, translated to MLVSGTQALVRLPMIQRQRDLARGLNTAGYVSGYRGSPLASFDREMARAKKYLDDHHIRFQPGLNEDMAATAVWGTQQTAMFPGARYDGVFAMWYGKGPGVDRSMDVIRHANAVGTNPNGGVLLLVGDDHGAVSSTLPHQSEHNLISAMVPLLSPAGVGEYIDYGLLGWALSRYSGAWVGFKCQTEIVECTATVELDPDWPTIVYPDGHGDLSLRWPDGPHAMERRLENKMEAIHTFARQNSIDRTVWGSTAGKARLGIVSTGKSWLDLMGALASLGIDERRAGDLGIRLYKIGMVWPIEPEGLQRFASGVETMLVVEEKRAIIEDQIKAQLFNMAADWRPRVYGKFGVDGKPLLSAAGEINAVAVARAIVSVIGEHHTDLLARSHDIEALLAASATETPALKRDPYFCSGCPHSVSTRLPEGSRASTGIGCHMMVIGLEERNTSTFTQMGGEGGSWIGLSPFTDEKHIFVNMGDGTYFHSGLLAIRAAIAAKVNATYKILYNDAVAMTGGQKHDGEVSVPGIVGQMLAEGAARVAVVAEHPDVWQGNLPRGVTVNHRDELDAVQRELREVPGVTVLVYDQVCAAEKRRRRKRGALAVSDKRAFINELVCEGCGDCSAVSNCISIEPQETEFGRKRRINQSSCNTDLSCIKGFCPSFVTVEGGTIRKPAPKAGKASFDDLPLPALRPITDRPYNMLLAGIGGTGVITVSAILSMAAHIDGLAVQTLDQTGLAQKNGAVISHLRVAMTREQITSVRIGPGESDLVLGFDIVVSAAQNALSTFAAGRTKAVLDDHFAPTASFVQNTAIDFRQEATLKALRKAAGDNAISLIAATKLGAALMGDAIAANMFLLGHAWQRGLVPIHLETIDAAIELNGTGIAMNRAAFGWGRRSVVDPVAVKQAASIDLDEMPAKQTLDDLVARRIEFLTHYQNTAYADKYRKLVTTARNAEAQAKLGEDFSEAVARNAFKLMAYKDEYEVARLHNDQSFKDKIAAQFEGDFEIKHHLAPPLFSRRIDKRTGNPAKIAISRKLISPAFSVLEKMRFLRGTPLDPFGYTHERRMERKLVADYAALINDLSANLSPENQQRAITLAQLPDQIRGFGPVKSASIERFEKNKAALLMQASSTASQPADTSVKRKSI
- a CDS encoding enoyl-CoA hydratase/isomerase family protein gives rise to the protein MSMTESFETILFDKDEQDKFATITINRPDKLNAMNKTTVREIDRAVALAVADKDVNALVITGAGRAFSSGYDLQGADYDVSIEDWHADMSENAQALLNIWKAPIPVIASVNGYALAGALELVMSCDLAIAADNAKFGEPEVRHNSGPPALFMPWLLATRDVRWLMYTGDLVDAEEALRMHLINKIVPADQLKQKTENMARKLARMPVPAIKFAKSSINNQQIAAGLMTSFDYNVHAIAALHVSKDGQEWMRNLQKMSLKEYLEFRDAPFKGLD